One segment of Castanea sativa cultivar Marrone di Chiusa Pesio chromosome 3, ASM4071231v1 DNA contains the following:
- the LOC142628011 gene encoding uncharacterized protein LOC142628011, with protein MGTLLRSSHTCFRSYCYSTLTAAASATTSIASAKKTPNHNHNQNQFLKSVRDQCKSRSFRNVDHALDLFDKMLHTHPLPSIADFNHVLGAIARMKHYPVVISLTKRIESFGISPNVYTLNILINCFCHWNRLDFGFSVLATILKLGYHPDSVTLNTLVKGLCLQGNIAGAVKLVEDMEKKGYQPDAFTCGTILNALCKIGETDMALGLLRKLEEGDFEHLVSLRAYNTIIDSLCKDRLVTEAMNYLTEMMSKGIQPDLITYNSLIRGLCNCSRWREATTLLNEMAQRKIVPSVRTFNILVDAFCKEGMLIEAKKVFDKMIQRGIEPNVVSYNSLIDGYCLQNKLNDAIEALHMMVERGCSPNVVSYSTLINGFCKNKRIDEAMNLFNEMSDKGVTSDVVTYNTLIGGFCRVQRHKAALELFHKMQACGQLPDPQTYAVLLDGLCKNGQVVEAIKMFLEMEDKTLGNDIVIYNILIDGLCNVGNLKVARELFYSLPTKGLQPNVRTYTIMLKGLCKEGLLEEASEIFEKMDGSGCSPNDCTYNTIIYGLLRHNETSKAIKYLEIMVDKGFSANATVASMFFDFLSSNQVDENIQEFLLKLV; from the coding sequence ATGGGTACGCTGCTTCGTTCTTCCCACACTTGTTTTCGTTCTTATTGTTATTCTACTCTTACTGCTGCTGCTTCTGCTACTACTAGTATTGCTAGTGCTAAAAAAACCCCGAATCACAATcataatcaaaatcaattcTTGAAATCTGTTAGAGATCAGTGCAAATCTAGAAGCTTTAGGAATGTTGATCATGCCTTAGacctgtttgataaaatgcttcaCACGCACCCTTTGCCTTCCATTGCCGATTTTAATCACGTTTTGGGTGCCATTGCAAGAATGAAGCATTACCCAGTAGTCATTTCTCTAACTAAACGAATCGAATCATTTGGAATCTCTCCCAATGTTTATACtcttaatattttgattaaCTGCTTCTGCCATTGGAACCGTCTAGATTTTGGGTTTTCTGTCTTGGcaacaattttgaaacttgGTTATCACCCAGACTCTGTTACTCTAAACACCCTTGTGAAGGGTCTCTGTCTTCAAGGTAACATTGCTGGAGCTGTGAAGTTGGTAGAAGATATGGAGAAGAAAGGGTATCAACCTGATGCATTTACTTGTGGAACGATACTAAATGCTCTGTGTAAGATTGGTGAGACTGATATGGCTCTTGGGTTGCTCAGGAAATTGGAAGAAGGAGATTTTGAGCATTTAGTATCATTAAGGGCGTATAACACCATCATTGATAGTTTATGTAAGGATAGGTTGGTAACTGAGGCCATGAACTATTTGACTGAAATGATGAGTAAAGGTATTCAGCCAGATCTTATCACTTACAATTCCTTAATTCGAGGCCTATGCAATTGCAGCAGGTGGAGAGAGGCTACTACTTTGTTGAACGAGATGGCACAGAGGAAGATCGTGCCAAGTGTGAGGACTTTCAACATATTGGTGGATGCATTTTGCAAAGAGGGGATGTTGATAGAggcaaaaaaagtttttgataagATGATTCAAAGAGGTATTGAGCCTAACGTAGTCTCTTATAATTCTTTAATTGATGGATACTGTTTGCAAAATAAATTGAACGATGCCATCGAAGCATTGCACATGATGGTTGAGAGGGGTTGTTCACCTAATGTTGTTAGCTATAGCACATTGATTAAtggattttgtaaaaataaaagaattgacGAGGCAATGAATCTCTTTAATGAAATGTCCGACAAGGGAGTAACTTCTGATGTTGTGACTTACAACACTCTTATAGGTGGGTTTTGTCGAGTGCAGAGACACAAGGCTGCTCTAGAGCTATTCCATAAAATGCAGGCTTGTGGCCAACTTCCAGATCCCCAAACTTATGCCGTCTTGTTGGACGGCCTATGTAAGAATGGACAAGTTGTTGAGGCAATAAAAATGTTTCTTGAGATGGAAGACAAAACGTTGGGCAATGATATTGTGATTTACAACATTTTGATTGACGGTTTGTGTAATGTCGGGAATCTTAAAGTTGCAAGAGAACTCTTTTATAGTCTACCTACAAAAGGATTGCAACCCAATGTTCGAACTTACACCATAATGCTCAAAGGGCTTTGCAAAGAGGGACTGCTAGAAGAAGCAAGTGAGATATTTGAGAAAATGGATGGGAGCGGTTGTTCACCTAACGATTGCACATATAACACAATAATCTATGGGTTACTGCGACATAATGAGACATCAAAGGCAATTAAATATCTTGAAATAATGGTTGACAAGGGTTTTTCAGCAAATGCGACAGTTGCAAGCATGTTTTTTGACTTCCTGTCATCTAATCAAGTAGATGAGAACATTCAGGAATTTCTCCTGAAGCTTGTGTGA